One Pseudodesulfovibrio senegalensis DNA segment encodes these proteins:
- the ettA gene encoding energy-dependent translational throttle protein EttA produces MSNDQEKIIYSMYRVTKRHGQREVLKDISLSYFYGAKIGVLGLNGSGKSSLLKILAGVDKDFEGETHVTPGHTLGYLEQEPLVDETRTVRQVVEEGVGEIMALVNEFNEINEKFAEPMEADEMDALIQRQAEVQELMDAKGAWDIDSRLEMAMDALRCPDGDTPVSVISGGERRRVALCRLLLQSPDILLLDEPTNHLDAESVAWLERYLQQFPGTVIAVTHDRYFLDNVAGWILELDRGRGIPWKGNYSSWLDQKQNRLAQEKRDASERRKTLQRELEWIRMSPKGRRKKSKARINAYDAMVSHESMERANELEIFIPPGQRLGDQVIVAQGVTKSMGDRLLVDGMDFIIPPNAIVGIVGPNGAGKSTLFNMISGAEQPDQGVLTVGESVDLAYVDQNRDSLESGKSVYEVISGGQESIWLGTREINARAYCGRFNFNGSDQQKPVDVLSGGERNRVHLANMLKSGANVILLDEPTNDLDVNTMRALEDALENFAGCVLVISHDRWFLDRIATHIIAFEGDSKVVFVEGNYSDYEADRKKRLGAEAEQPHRLKFRKLTR; encoded by the coding sequence ATGAGCAATGATCAGGAAAAGATAATTTATTCCATGTACCGCGTTACCAAGCGGCATGGTCAGCGTGAAGTGTTGAAAGACATTTCCCTGTCCTATTTTTATGGAGCCAAAATCGGCGTACTGGGCCTCAATGGTTCGGGAAAAAGCTCGCTTCTCAAGATTCTGGCGGGGGTGGACAAGGATTTTGAAGGTGAAACTCATGTCACTCCCGGTCACACACTTGGCTACCTCGAACAGGAGCCTCTTGTGGACGAGACGCGCACCGTGCGTCAGGTCGTTGAGGAAGGCGTGGGCGAGATAATGGCCTTGGTCAATGAGTTCAACGAAATCAATGAAAAATTTGCCGAGCCCATGGAAGCCGACGAAATGGATGCCCTGATCCAGCGTCAGGCCGAAGTGCAGGAACTCATGGACGCCAAGGGCGCATGGGATATCGATTCCCGGCTTGAAATGGCCATGGACGCCCTGCGATGCCCGGACGGGGACACGCCTGTTTCCGTAATTTCCGGCGGAGAACGCCGCCGCGTGGCCTTGTGCAGACTGCTGCTGCAAAGCCCTGACATCTTGCTGTTGGACGAACCCACCAACCATTTGGACGCGGAGTCGGTTGCCTGGCTTGAACGCTACCTGCAACAATTTCCCGGAACCGTCATAGCCGTTACCCATGACCGCTATTTTCTGGACAACGTGGCTGGCTGGATTCTGGAGCTGGACCGGGGACGTGGCATTCCATGGAAAGGAAACTACTCCTCATGGCTGGACCAGAAACAGAATCGTCTGGCCCAGGAAAAACGGGACGCCAGTGAACGGCGCAAAACCTTGCAACGCGAGCTGGAGTGGATTCGCATGAGTCCCAAAGGACGACGCAAGAAAAGCAAGGCGCGCATCAATGCTTACGATGCCATGGTTTCGCATGAAAGCATGGAACGGGCGAACGAACTGGAGATTTTTATTCCCCCGGGGCAGCGTCTTGGAGATCAGGTCATCGTGGCCCAAGGAGTGACCAAGTCCATGGGGGACAGGTTGCTTGTGGACGGCATGGATTTCATCATTCCTCCCAACGCCATCGTTGGTATTGTCGGCCCCAACGGCGCAGGTAAATCAACGTTGTTCAACATGATCAGCGGTGCGGAACAACCGGATCAGGGGGTGCTTACCGTTGGTGAGAGCGTTGATCTCGCCTATGTGGATCAGAATCGCGATTCCCTGGAAAGCGGAAAGTCCGTGTATGAAGTCATCAGCGGCGGACAGGAGAGCATCTGGCTCGGGACCCGTGAAATCAATGCCCGGGCCTATTGCGGTCGGTTCAACTTCAACGGTTCCGACCAGCAGAAACCTGTGGATGTATTGTCCGGCGGCGAGCGGAACCGGGTGCATCTGGCCAACATGCTCAAGTCCGGGGCCAACGTAATCCTGCTGGACGAACCTACCAACGACCTTGATGTGAACACCATGCGCGCGCTGGAAGACGCCTTGGAAAACTTTGCCGGATGCGTGCTGGTCATCAGTCACGATCGTTGGTTCCTTGATCGTATTGCCACGCACATCATTGCCTTTGAAGGCGATTCCAAGGTCGTGTTCGTGGAAGGCAACTATTCCGACTACGAAGCGGACCGAAAGAAGCGCCTCGGGGCAGAGGCTGAGCAGCCGCATCGGTTGAAGTTCAGGAAATTGACTCGCTAA
- a CDS encoding DsrE family protein encodes MAKNALFAFNGEMMCFVHVLLNALDMKDRGDDVVIIFEGSSTALISQLGKKENPFHGLYARAVDTGLVVGACKACSAKLGVLDDVTAAGIPLLDDMSGHPSMAAFQDRGYNIITF; translated from the coding sequence ATGGCAAAAAATGCTTTGTTTGCATTTAACGGCGAGATGATGTGTTTTGTCCATGTGCTGCTGAATGCTCTGGATATGAAAGACAGGGGTGATGACGTTGTCATCATCTTTGAAGGTTCGTCCACCGCGTTGATTTCGCAGCTGGGCAAGAAGGAAAATCCCTTTCACGGGCTGTATGCACGGGCCGTGGACACAGGCCTTGTTGTTGGCGCGTGCAAGGCGTGCTCGGCTAAACTGGGAGTCCTTGACGATGTGACCGCAGCAGGAATTCCCTTGCTGGATGATATGAGCGGACATCCTTCCATGGCCGCTTTTCAGGATAGGGGATACAACATCATAACTTTCTGA